In one window of Musa acuminata AAA Group cultivar baxijiao chromosome BXJ3-2, Cavendish_Baxijiao_AAA, whole genome shotgun sequence DNA:
- the LOC135631658 gene encoding uncharacterized protein LOC135631658: MVVKKVMSFSPWAPTAPTKAKRRRKCKVTVKVVGLEGLLPLPGVAAVEVGWRRPPKVGALSYLVGRKRPARSVSSRRPVEDGWAVRWDDDDESSRFENVCRLCDPNSVSGPAHDVSFSVLYGSGEEEGSKTNKLERIGTTNASLAEWFKESQSHKESGGAEKGFNQQLPITLRKEGSTSYGVLQVTVSFTEVRTSGVTKGASLSEDRIMLEQKGSQQVKSDDPGSFDKENMVLDHLFRLQDEEDILEDNSVQNHNASSSISSNSCQSSPDSESTSKGWFCWSKRSCKTPDLKEGERRKMSSCEDISSEHKKKESLDSDEDDDPKGSWRSKEFISRDKQTKIKIHTFFASIDQRDPSAGGESACTAIVAVLANALHNNELNTPTRSEFDTLIREGSSEWQKLCNNTSYIDRFPDKHFDLDTILEAKLRPVSVLPDKSFIGFFQPECFKSLHGAMSFDDIWHEITSDIVGDSKVFVVSWNDHFFMLKMEANAYYVMDTLGERLYEGCKKAYILRFDDSTEMFRHQENKGIDDCDELICRGKECCREFINRFLAAIPLQEELMLEKKGIETNTALHQRLQIEFHLTQASADTSNDDSQDNTWKNNSDLNS; this comes from the exons ATGGTGGTCAAGAAGGTGATGAGCTTCTCCCCTTGGGCACCTACGGCGCCGACGAaggcgaagaggaggaggaagtgcAAGGTCACCGTGAAGGTGGTGGGTCTCGAGGGGCTCCTGCCGCTACCGGGGGTGGCGGCGGTCGAGGTCGGCTGGCGGCGGCCGCCCAAAGTCGGGGCGCTTTCGTATCTCGTGGGAAGGAAGAGGCCGGCCCGAAGCGTGTCTTCCCGTAGGCCGGTGGAGGATGGCTGGGCGGTCCGGTGGGACGACGATGACGAGTCGAGCCGGTTCGAGAACGTGTGTCGGCTTTGTGACCCGAACTCGGTCTCGGGTCCTGCCCATGATGTTTCCTTTTCCGTCCTATAC GGATCTGGTGAAGAGGAAGGAAGCAAGACGAACAAATTGGAAAGGATAGGGACGACAAATGCAAGCTTAGCTGAATGGTTTAAGGAATCCCAATCCCATAAAGAGAGTGGAGGAGCAGAAAAGGGATTCAATCAGCAGCTTCCTATCACCTTAAGGAAAGAAGGATCGACAAGCTACGGAGTGCTACAA GTCACTGTCAGCTTCACAGAGGTAAGGACTTCTGGAGTAACAAAGGGAGCATCACTCAGTGAAGACAGGATTATGTTAGAGCAGAAGGGCAGCCAACAAGTGAAATCTGATGATCCAGGAAGCTTTGACAAAGAAAATATGGTTCTTGATCACCTTTTTCGGCTACAAGATGAAGAAGATATCTTGGAAGACAACAGTGTTCAGAATCACAATGCCAGCAGCAGCATCAGCAGCAACAGTTGCCAATCGAGTCCAGACTCAGAATCAACTTCGAAGGGTTGGTTCTGCTGGAGCAAGAGGAGCTGCAAAACTCCTGATCTCAAGGAGGGAGAAAGAAGGAAGATGTCCTCTTGTGAAGACATTTCTTCTGAGCACAAAAAG AAGGAATCACTAGAttctgatgaagatgatgatccAAAAGGCAGTTGGAGAAGCAAAGAATTCATCAGCAGGGACAAGCAAACAAAGATCAAAATCCACACCTTCTTTGCTTCCATCGATCAGCGAGATCCTAGTGCAGGTGGAGAGAGTGCTTGCACAGCCATAGTTGCGGTACTCGCAAACGCACTCCATAACAATGAGCTGAATACACCAACGAGATCAGAGTTTGATACACTCATCAGAGAAGGCTCGTCGGAGTGGCAAAAGCTATGCAACAACACATCATACATCGATCGGTTTCCTGACAAGCACTTTGACCTTGATACGATACTGGAAGCAAAATTGAGGCCTGTATCAGTATTACCTGACAAATCTTTCATAGGGTTCTTTCAACCAGAGTGCTTCAAATCGTTGCATGGGGCAATGTCATTTGATGACATATGGCATGAGATAACTAGTGACATCGTAGGAGACAGTAAGGTCTTCGTCGTAAGTTGGAATGATCACTTCTTCATGCTGAAGATGGAAGCAAATGCATACTATGTCATGGATACACTGGGAGAGAGATTGTATGAAGGATGCAAGAAAGCCTATATCCTCAGGTTTGATGACTCCACAGAGATGTTCAGGCACCAAGAAAACAAGGGAATTGATGATTGTGATGAGCTCATTTGCAGAGGGAAGGAGTGTTGCAGAGAGTTCATAAATAGATTCTTAGCTGCTATACCATTGCAGGAGGAGTTGATGTTGGAAAAGAAGGGAATCGAGACCAACACAGCGCTCCACCAGAGATTGCAGATTGAGTTCCACCTGACACAGGCTTCAGCAGACACTAGCAATGATGATTCTCAGGACAACACTTGGAAAAATAACAGTGACTTGAATAGCTAA